In Carnobacterium sp. CP1, the following are encoded in one genomic region:
- the mltG gene encoding endolytic transglycosylase MltG, whose translation MAKKNNGKQPKNEKGNKLDVYSKVAERQKETKMVRKIVLSIISILVLLLIVFGIVGYQYVTTSLQPLDASSEKEIPLEVPSGSTSTDISRILEEKKVIKSASVFNFYIKLNNETDFQAGYYLFSPSMTLDEIIRSLQAGGSPVAFDGTKILVQEGLTIDQVAKSVENSTDYTAEEFLEAVKEPSLLEDLKEKYPDLLTSALESKETRYALEGYLFPATYDFSEDKSLETVIGNMIEKTDEVMQKYYEPIKESGLSVHEVMTLASLVEREGITYDDRTKIASVFFNRLEVEMPLQSDISVLYALNEHKEMVTYKDLEVESPYNLYANTGFGPGPFNSPSEEAIKATLNPAETNYLYFLADTKTGKVYFSRTYAEHQELIDQYITENE comes from the coding sequence TTGGCGAAGAAAAATAATGGCAAGCAACCAAAAAATGAGAAAGGGAACAAACTAGATGTCTATTCAAAAGTAGCGGAAAGACAAAAAGAGACAAAAATGGTCAGAAAAATTGTACTGAGCATCATTTCAATTTTAGTTTTATTATTGATCGTTTTTGGAATAGTAGGCTACCAATATGTAACGACATCTCTTCAACCATTGGATGCTTCCAGTGAAAAAGAAATTCCGTTAGAGGTTCCTTCAGGTTCAACTTCAACCGATATTTCCCGTATTTTAGAAGAAAAAAAAGTGATCAAAAGCGCTTCAGTGTTTAATTTTTATATCAAATTAAACAATGAAACAGATTTCCAAGCAGGCTACTATCTCTTTTCCCCTTCTATGACATTGGATGAAATTATTCGATCTTTGCAGGCTGGCGGCAGTCCCGTGGCGTTCGATGGTACAAAAATATTAGTTCAGGAAGGCTTGACCATTGATCAAGTTGCAAAATCAGTGGAGAATTCAACTGATTATACTGCTGAGGAATTTTTGGAGGCTGTAAAAGAACCTTCTTTATTGGAAGACTTAAAAGAAAAATATCCGGACTTGCTAACGAGTGCATTGGAATCAAAAGAAACACGCTATGCTTTAGAGGGATACTTATTTCCAGCAACTTATGATTTTTCGGAAGATAAATCTCTTGAAACAGTGATTGGAAACATGATAGAAAAAACAGATGAAGTCATGCAGAAGTATTATGAACCTATAAAAGAGAGCGGCTTATCGGTTCACGAAGTTATGACACTAGCTTCTTTAGTGGAACGAGAAGGAATAACTTATGATGATCGAACCAAAATTGCGAGTGTCTTCTTCAATCGTTTAGAGGTAGAGATGCCTTTGCAATCCGATATCAGTGTTTTATATGCTTTAAATGAACACAAAGAAATGGTTACTTATAAAGATTTAGAAGTAGAATCACCTTATAACCTTTATGCAAATACTGGGTTCGGCCCAGGGCCTTTTAATAGCCCTTCAGAAGAAGCTATTAAAGCTACTTTGAATCCAGCTGAAACCAACTACTTGTATTTCTTAGCAGATACTAAAACAGGAAAAGTATACTTTTCGAGAACCTACGCTGAGCATCAAGAGCTTATAGATCAATACATTACAGAGAATGAATAG
- a CDS encoding DUF1292 domain-containing protein: MAHDHDHNHDHNHEEDHEHDHITIIDEQGNEELYEILFTFDSDDFEKSYVLVYPAGSAEGEEVELQAYSYIETADGGQGDLEPIETDKEWDMIEEVLNTFMADDEESF; encoded by the coding sequence ATGGCACACGATCACGACCATAATCATGACCACAATCACGAAGAAGATCACGAACACGACCATATCACTATCATCGATGAACAAGGAAATGAAGAATTGTATGAAATTTTATTCACCTTTGACTCTGATGATTTTGAAAAATCGTATGTTTTAGTTTATCCAGCTGGTTCTGCAGAAGGAGAAGAAGTTGAATTACAAGCTTATTCTTATATAGAAACAGCAGATGGTGGACAAGGGGACTTAGAGCCTATTGAAACAGACAAAGAGTGGGATATGATTGAAGAAGTATTAAATACATTTATGGCTGATGACGAAGAATCGTTTTAA
- the greA gene encoding transcription elongation factor GreA, translated as MIEKVYPMTLEGKKKLEAELEELKTVKRKEIVERIKIARSFGDLSENSEYESAKDEQAFVEGRVTTIENMLRFSEIIDNSKGAADEVSLGRKITFIELPDGEEEEYTIVGSAEADPFSGLISNDSPIAKALIGKKIGEEVTISTPGGDMPIKITSIE; from the coding sequence ATGATAGAAAAAGTATATCCAATGACTTTAGAAGGCAAAAAAAAATTGGAAGCAGAATTAGAAGAATTAAAAACAGTGAAAAGAAAAGAAATTGTTGAAAGAATTAAAATTGCGCGTAGCTTCGGAGACTTATCTGAGAACTCTGAATATGAATCAGCTAAAGATGAGCAAGCTTTTGTTGAAGGTCGTGTGACAACAATTGAAAATATGCTGCGTTTTTCTGAAATCATTGATAATTCAAAAGGAGCAGCAGATGAAGTTTCATTAGGTCGCAAAATTACATTTATTGAATTGCCAGATGGGGAAGAAGAAGAGTATACCATTGTCGGTAGTGCTGAAGCAGATCCATTCAGCGGCCTCATTTCTAATGATTCACCGATTGCAAAAGCTTTGATTGGCAAAAAAATTGGTGAAGAAGTTACTATCTCAACACCAGGCGGAGATATGCCAATTAAAATCACTAGTATTGAATAG
- the udk gene encoding uridine kinase, whose amino-acid sequence MSNKNKPIVIGVTGGSGSGKTSVSRAIYNHFSGHSILMLEQDFYYKDQSNLSFEERLKTNYDHPFAFDTDLLIDHLKDLICYQPIEKPVYDYEAHTRSSQVIIQEPKEVIILEGILILEDKRLRDLMDIKVYVDTDDDIRIIRRIKRDIEERGRTLDSVIEQYLTVVKPMHNQFIEPSKKHADIIIPEGGRNQVAIDLMTTKIKSILEYRMDDKF is encoded by the coding sequence ATGAGTAACAAGAATAAACCAATTGTCATTGGGGTAACAGGTGGTTCTGGAAGTGGAAAAACAAGCGTTAGTCGTGCTATTTACAATCACTTTTCAGGCCATTCTATTTTAATGTTGGAACAAGACTTTTATTATAAAGATCAAAGCAATCTTTCTTTTGAAGAACGATTAAAAACGAATTACGATCATCCTTTTGCATTTGACACAGATTTATTAATTGATCATCTCAAAGATTTAATCTGTTATCAACCAATTGAAAAACCAGTATATGACTATGAAGCTCATACACGAAGCAGCCAAGTGATTATTCAAGAGCCTAAAGAAGTCATTATTTTAGAAGGTATTTTGATTTTGGAAGATAAGCGATTAAGAGATTTGATGGATATCAAAGTCTATGTCGATACAGATGATGACATTCGCATCATCCGTCGTATCAAGCGCGACATTGAAGAGCGCGGCCGAACATTAGATTCTGTTATTGAACAATATTTAACCGTTGTAAAACCAATGCACAACCAGTTTATTGAGCCGTCAAAAAAACATGCGGATATTATTATTCCAGAAGGCGGTCGGAACCAAGTAGCGATTGATTTGATGACAACAAAAATTAAAAGCATCCTTGAATACCGAATGGATGACAAATTTTAA
- a CDS encoding response regulator: protein MIKVLLIDDHEMVRLGVSSYLSIQPDIEVIGEAENGKIGYEQALALRPDIIMMDLVMDVMDGIESTKAIMAEWPEAKIIIVTSFIDDEKVYPALEAGAASYMLKTSTASQIADAIRSTFKGETILEPEVTGKMMERLTKKQHHALHDDLTKRENEILLLIAQGNSNQEIADALFITLKTVKTHVSNILAKLDVEDRTQAAIYAFKHHLIR, encoded by the coding sequence ATGATCAAAGTACTATTGATTGATGACCATGAAATGGTTCGTTTAGGTGTTTCTTCTTATCTATCCATTCAACCAGATATAGAAGTCATCGGGGAAGCTGAGAATGGGAAAATTGGTTATGAACAGGCTTTAGCTTTAAGACCAGACATTATTATGATGGATTTAGTGATGGATGTGATGGATGGGATCGAATCCACCAAAGCCATTATGGCCGAGTGGCCAGAAGCCAAAATTATTATTGTGACCAGTTTTATTGACGATGAAAAGGTTTATCCAGCTCTTGAAGCAGGAGCCGCCAGTTACATGTTGAAAACTTCCACTGCCAGTCAAATAGCCGATGCTATACGATCTACTTTTAAAGGCGAAACAATTTTAGAGCCAGAAGTCACTGGTAAAATGATGGAACGTTTGACTAAAAAACAACACCATGCACTTCATGATGATTTAACTAAACGAGAAAATGAAATTTTATTGCTGATTGCCCAAGGGAATTCTAATCAAGAGATAGCAGACGCTCTGTTTATTACATTGAAAACAGTAAAAACTCATGTCTCGAATATATTAGCCAAACTGGATGTCGAGGATCGCACACAAGCTGCCATTTATGCGTTTAAACATCATTTGATTCGCTAG
- the alaS gene encoding alanine--tRNA ligase: protein MKHLSSNEVRQLFLDFFETKGHKIEPSASLVPVEDPTLLWINSGVATLKKYFDGSVIPDNPRIANAQKSIRTNDIENVGKTARHHTLFEMLGNFSIGEYFKEEAIVWAWEFLTSEEWLGLDPEKLYVTVYPEDKEAAQIWKEKIGLTEEHIIEVADNFWDIGAGPSGPDSEIFYDRGEAFDNLAKDDPENYPGGENERWLEIWNLVFSEFNHKADGTYEPLPNKNIDTGMGLERVVSILQDAPTNFETDLFMPIIKEIEKMSDGKKYGDNEQDDISFKVIADHLRAVSFAIGDGALPSNEGRGYVLRRLLRRAVMHGKKLGIDEAFMYKLVPVVGKIMNSYYPEILEQEPFIVKVIQTEEERFHETINDGLTILNNLIKELKAAGEKRISGKDIFKLYDTFGFPVELTEEYAEEKGLAVDHEGFVKEMEIQRNRARAARSDEKSMGVQTQLFSEVTAESSFVGYDQTKAEGKLEVIAAEEELVQKAIKGDIVRVIFDQTPFYAEKGGQVADKGTIVNTDGTVVANVLDVKQAPAGQPLHTVEVLESLQVGQTYQLCVDEALRRGITRNHTATHLLHRALKDILGEHANQAGSLVTSNHLRFDFTHFGQITQEELDEMEQIVNEKIWASLPVKTIETDIETARGLGAMALFGEKYGNQVRVVQVGDYSMELCGGVHVQNSSEIGIFKILSESGIGAGVRRIEAVTSEAAYRILQSEERRLKELASLVKAQQTKDVVSKVEQLQFDLKEAQKENESLQAKLANEQAGEIFKTVQEVNGITIVAAQVEVNDMNQLRQLADQWKQTAVSNVLTLGFAKEGKVNLLTAVDPETIKKGLKAGDLIKEIAPLVGGGGGGRPDMAQAGGKNPAGLPGALEKVAEWVQKNS from the coding sequence ATGAAACACTTATCAAGTAACGAAGTCCGTCAATTGTTTTTAGATTTTTTCGAAACAAAAGGACATAAAATAGAACCAAGTGCATCGCTTGTGCCAGTTGAAGACCCTACCTTATTATGGATCAATTCAGGTGTTGCAACGTTAAAAAAATATTTTGACGGTTCAGTGATTCCTGATAATCCTAGAATCGCAAATGCTCAAAAAAGCATTCGAACCAATGATATTGAAAATGTAGGAAAAACAGCGCGGCACCATACTTTATTTGAAATGTTAGGAAATTTTTCTATTGGAGAATATTTTAAAGAAGAAGCGATCGTCTGGGCATGGGAGTTCTTAACTAGCGAAGAATGGTTAGGCTTAGATCCAGAAAAACTTTATGTAACAGTTTATCCTGAAGATAAAGAGGCTGCCCAAATTTGGAAAGAAAAGATTGGGTTGACTGAGGAGCATATTATTGAAGTCGCTGACAACTTCTGGGATATTGGTGCTGGTCCAAGTGGCCCGGATTCTGAAATCTTTTATGATCGTGGTGAAGCATTTGATAATTTGGCGAAAGACGATCCAGAAAATTACCCTGGCGGTGAAAACGAACGCTGGCTTGAAATTTGGAACTTAGTGTTTTCTGAATTTAATCATAAAGCTGACGGCACTTATGAACCGCTACCGAATAAAAACATTGATACAGGAATGGGATTAGAGCGTGTCGTTTCAATTTTGCAAGATGCTCCAACGAATTTTGAGACGGATTTATTTATGCCGATCATTAAAGAGATTGAAAAAATGAGCGATGGCAAAAAATATGGCGATAATGAACAAGATGATATTTCCTTTAAAGTGATTGCGGATCATTTGCGTGCAGTAAGTTTTGCGATCGGGGACGGTGCTCTTCCGTCAAACGAAGGACGAGGATATGTTTTACGCCGATTGTTGCGTCGTGCAGTGATGCATGGGAAAAAACTGGGTATTGATGAAGCCTTTATGTACAAATTGGTTCCAGTTGTCGGCAAAATTATGAATAGCTACTATCCAGAAATTTTAGAACAAGAACCGTTTATTGTAAAAGTCATTCAGACAGAAGAAGAACGGTTTCATGAAACGATCAATGATGGATTGACGATTTTAAATAATCTGATTAAAGAATTAAAAGCTGCCGGTGAAAAACGAATCTCTGGTAAAGATATTTTCAAATTATATGATACTTTTGGGTTCCCGGTTGAATTGACGGAAGAATATGCTGAGGAAAAAGGCTTGGCAGTCGACCATGAAGGTTTCGTAAAAGAAATGGAAATACAACGTAATCGTGCCCGAGCAGCTAGAAGCGATGAAAAATCAATGGGCGTTCAAACACAGTTGTTTTCAGAAGTAACAGCAGAAAGCAGCTTTGTCGGATACGATCAGACCAAGGCAGAAGGTAAACTGGAAGTTATTGCTGCAGAAGAAGAGTTGGTCCAAAAAGCTATAAAAGGCGACATCGTCCGTGTCATTTTTGACCAAACACCTTTTTATGCAGAAAAAGGCGGACAAGTTGCCGATAAAGGAACGATCGTAAATACAGATGGAACGGTGGTCGCAAACGTACTAGATGTCAAACAAGCGCCGGCTGGACAGCCTTTGCATACGGTAGAAGTACTTGAAAGCTTACAAGTAGGGCAAACGTATCAGTTATGTGTGGATGAAGCTTTGCGACGCGGCATTACGCGCAACCATACAGCGACTCACTTATTGCATCGTGCATTAAAAGATATCTTAGGTGAACACGCTAACCAAGCTGGTTCGTTAGTTACTTCCAATCATTTGCGGTTTGATTTCACACATTTTGGTCAAATTACGCAAGAGGAACTAGATGAAATGGAACAAATCGTTAACGAAAAAATTTGGGCTTCATTACCAGTAAAAACGATTGAAACAGATATTGAAACAGCTCGCGGCTTAGGAGCAATGGCTTTATTCGGTGAAAAGTACGGCAATCAAGTACGCGTTGTCCAAGTAGGCGATTATTCAATGGAATTATGTGGAGGAGTACACGTTCAAAATTCAAGTGAGATCGGTATTTTCAAAATCCTTTCAGAATCAGGCATTGGTGCAGGAGTGAGGCGAATTGAAGCCGTGACTAGTGAAGCTGCTTACCGTATATTGCAATCAGAAGAGCGACGTCTAAAAGAACTCGCAAGCTTAGTAAAAGCTCAACAAACAAAAGATGTCGTATCAAAAGTAGAACAATTGCAATTTGATCTAAAAGAAGCTCAAAAAGAAAATGAATCGTTACAAGCTAAATTAGCAAATGAACAAGCAGGAGAAATTTTCAAAACGGTACAAGAAGTCAATGGTATTACGATCGTTGCTGCACAAGTAGAAGTCAATGATATGAATCAACTGCGTCAATTAGCTGATCAATGGAAACAAACAGCTGTCTCAAATGTTTTAACTCTCGGATTTGCCAAAGAAGGAAAAGTTAACCTTCTGACAGCTGTTGATCCAGAAACAATCAAAAAAGGGTTGAAAGCTGGTGACTTGATCAAAGAAATAGCTCCGTTAGTTGGCGGTGGCGGCGGAGGCCGTCCTGATATGGCGCAAGCGGGTGGAAAGAATCCTGCTGGTTTGCCGGGTGCTCTAGAAAAAGTAGCAGAATGGGTTCAAAAAAATAGTTAA
- a CDS encoding HesB/YadR/YfhF family protein: MKIELTQNAIDWFEDEVGLMPGGGVRFLGKVYGKTDIHEGFSVGMDIAQPGDVLAQEKINGITYFIDKNDEWFFSGHDLQVDFDKKADEPIYKFIEQTK, encoded by the coding sequence ATGAAAATAGAGTTAACACAAAATGCGATCGATTGGTTTGAAGATGAAGTAGGGTTGATGCCTGGCGGAGGCGTACGATTTTTAGGAAAAGTTTATGGTAAAACAGATATTCATGAAGGGTTTTCTGTAGGAATGGATATTGCTCAACCCGGAGATGTTTTGGCGCAAGAAAAAATCAATGGGATAACTTATTTTATTGATAAAAACGATGAATGGTTTTTTAGCGGTCATGATTTACAAGTTGATTTTGACAAAAAAGCCGATGAACCTATTTACAAATTTATTGAACAAACAAAATAA
- a CDS encoding IreB family regulatory phosphoprotein yields the protein MSSIDETVRFNVGDNHDKDVKQTLALVYEALEEKGYNPINQIVGYLLSGDPAYIPRHKDARNLIRRHERDEIVEELVRTYLKASGTEA from the coding sequence ATGAGTTCAATAGATGAAACAGTTCGTTTTAATGTTGGTGATAATCATGATAAAGATGTTAAGCAAACACTAGCATTAGTGTATGAAGCATTAGAAGAAAAAGGATACAATCCAATCAATCAAATTGTCGGTTATTTACTCTCTGGAGACCCAGCATACATTCCACGTCACAAGGATGCTAGGAACTTAATTAGACGCCATGAACGTGATGAAATAGTAGAAGAATTAGTGAGAACTTATTTGAAAGCGAGTGGAACAGAAGCTTAA
- a CDS encoding sensor histidine kinase, whose product MKKKILRTWFLRVAFFSFVVLLGASLSYGYARSPETWHIDLFTARFLHIPFLLYLLAIALLLGLIIAMVMYVIQRKQWQQLEEALRLLAGGNYSAEYFGEQLFEDANEELYFEDIKTSLLSIRTKLMELSKEVQEQSNQPKLVGGQTKEEILEAERRRLARELHDSVSQQLFAAMMMLSAINEQMDDTNELLQKQLKMVEGIINESQSEMRALLLHLRPINLEGKTLKTGIEQLLTELKTKIQIQLKWEIDDVSLATGIEDHLFRIVQELLSNTLRHSKATELEVYLNQYQDTVLLRVIDDGIGFDPKETKAGNYGLQNIKERVNGMGGTFKVISFLKKGTSIEIKIPLIKGSETI is encoded by the coding sequence ATGAAAAAGAAAATCCTTAGAACGTGGTTCTTGCGAGTCGCCTTTTTTTCGTTTGTAGTTTTATTAGGAGCATCCCTATCTTACGGATATGCACGCTCTCCAGAAACCTGGCATATTGATCTTTTTACTGCAAGGTTTTTACATATACCATTTTTACTTTATCTCTTAGCCATTGCCCTTCTTTTAGGATTGATCATTGCGATGGTAATGTACGTGATCCAGCGCAAACAATGGCAACAGTTAGAAGAGGCGCTTCGTTTGCTGGCAGGAGGGAATTATTCTGCTGAATATTTTGGAGAACAATTATTCGAAGACGCGAATGAAGAACTTTATTTTGAAGATATCAAAACGTCATTATTATCTATTCGTACAAAACTAATGGAATTATCTAAAGAAGTTCAAGAACAAAGCAATCAACCTAAACTAGTAGGTGGTCAAACAAAAGAAGAGATACTTGAAGCGGAACGACGCCGTTTGGCCAGAGAATTACATGATTCTGTCAGCCAACAATTATTTGCAGCTATGATGATGTTGTCTGCTATCAACGAACAAATGGACGATACAAATGAACTGCTGCAAAAGCAATTAAAAATGGTTGAAGGTATCATCAATGAATCCCAATCTGAAATGCGTGCTTTATTGCTTCATTTAAGGCCCATCAATTTGGAAGGCAAAACGTTGAAAACGGGAATTGAACAGTTACTGACGGAGTTGAAAACTAAAATACAAATTCAATTAAAATGGGAGATAGATGATGTTTCATTAGCGACAGGGATAGAAGATCATCTTTTTAGAATCGTTCAAGAGCTGCTGTCAAACACCTTACGCCATTCAAAGGCAACAGAATTAGAAGTCTATTTAAACCAATACCAAGATACCGTCCTTTTACGAGTCATTGATGATGGGATTGGTTTTGATCCAAAAGAAACAAAAGCAGGTAACTATGGGCTGCAAAATATCAAAGAACGAGTAAATGGTATGGGTGGTACATTTAAAGTTATTAGTTTTTTGAAAAAAGGCACAAGCATAGAAATCAAAATACCGCTTATCAAAGGAAGTGAGACGATATGA
- the ruvX gene encoding Holliday junction resolvase RuvX — protein MRTMGLDVGSKTVGVAISDPFGWTAQGIETVKINEIQEEYGLSRISELVKEYEVSKVVIGLPKNMNNSIGPRAEASIRYAELLKEIIQLPIIFQDERLTTVQAERMLIEEGNASRAKRKKVIDKVAAVMILQNYLDSNQN, from the coding sequence ATGAGAACTATGGGATTAGATGTTGGTTCAAAAACTGTTGGCGTTGCTATTAGCGATCCATTTGGTTGGACTGCACAAGGAATTGAAACAGTTAAAATTAACGAGATTCAAGAAGAGTATGGTTTATCCAGAATCAGCGAATTGGTAAAAGAATACGAAGTTTCAAAAGTGGTTATCGGATTGCCTAAAAATATGAATAATTCTATTGGGCCACGAGCAGAAGCATCGATTCGGTATGCCGAACTTTTAAAAGAAATCATTCAGCTTCCGATTATTTTTCAAGATGAACGATTAACAACTGTCCAAGCTGAACGGATGTTGATTGAAGAAGGCAACGCATCAAGAGCTAAGCGGAAGAAAGTCATTGATAAAGTAGCAGCAGTGATGATTCTCCAAAACTATTTGGATAGCAATCAAAACTAG
- the liaF gene encoding cell wall-active antibiotics response protein LiaF, whose amino-acid sequence MNKNWKLFFLIEALLSLWLIYELFNNVFTLGVLVAGSLIVIRSKSFKATSKKHMYWLVGGLLVLFSLLSTTAVWMMLICAILFFATIGGKLFSKFDPLHFENAPWQEKEIIVVETTTNLPKNGKRFKRTWLGNERIGNTIYEWDDINFIVFMGDTIVDIGNTLLPKNESYVVIRKGFGKTRILVPAGIGIMVEHSAFKGKVNFEDEIYVLNNESVKLYSKNFDENTRKLKLITNVLIGDLEVISI is encoded by the coding sequence ATGAACAAAAACTGGAAACTTTTTTTTCTGATTGAAGCACTGTTGTCCTTATGGTTGATCTATGAGCTGTTTAATAATGTTTTTACCTTAGGAGTCCTTGTAGCAGGTAGTTTAATCGTGATACGCAGCAAGAGTTTTAAAGCAACTTCGAAAAAACATATGTATTGGTTGGTAGGAGGACTTTTGGTTCTGTTTTCTTTGCTTTCCACCACTGCAGTTTGGATGATGTTGATTTGTGCTATTTTATTTTTTGCAACAATAGGAGGAAAACTTTTTTCGAAATTTGATCCGCTTCATTTTGAAAATGCTCCATGGCAAGAAAAAGAAATTATCGTTGTTGAAACCACTACAAATTTACCCAAAAACGGGAAACGTTTTAAACGAACTTGGTTAGGAAATGAACGTATCGGAAATACGATTTACGAATGGGACGATATTAATTTTATTGTTTTCATGGGCGACACTATTGTCGATATCGGTAATACCTTATTGCCTAAAAATGAAAGTTATGTCGTTATTCGTAAAGGTTTTGGAAAAACACGTATTTTAGTACCGGCTGGTATCGGGATCATGGTAGAGCATAGTGCTTTTAAAGGGAAAGTCAATTTTGAAGATGAAATCTATGTTTTAAATAACGAATCGGTTAAATTATATAGTAAAAATTTTGATGAAAATACTAGAAAACTAAAATTGATTACGAACGTACTAATAGGCGATTTAGAGGTGATTTCAATATGA